In Meiothermus ruber DSM 1279, the following proteins share a genomic window:
- the tmk gene encoding dTMP kinase, producing the protein MKGLFITFEGPEGAGKSTQARLLAEWLRAKGREVVLTREPGGTRLGQAIRGLLLHQDPMCAEAEYLLYSADRAEHMQRVIQPALGLGHIVLCDRWLDSSLAYQGYGRGLDLGWLRAVAQGATQGIRPHKTFLFDLPPEVGLERFEGRDRLEREPLEFHRRVRQGYLELAQAEPERFVLLDATQPLEALHTQLRGYLESLLLEANP; encoded by the coding sequence ATGAAAGGTCTTTTTATAACTTTTGAAGGCCCCGAGGGGGCGGGCAAGTCGACCCAGGCCCGGCTTCTGGCGGAGTGGCTTCGGGCAAAAGGGCGTGAGGTGGTGCTCACCCGCGAGCCGGGCGGCACCCGGCTGGGGCAGGCCATCCGCGGGCTTTTGTTACATCAGGATCCCATGTGCGCCGAGGCCGAGTACCTGCTCTACTCCGCCGACCGCGCCGAGCACATGCAGCGGGTCATTCAACCGGCGTTGGGGTTGGGGCATATCGTGCTGTGCGACCGCTGGCTGGACTCCTCCCTGGCCTACCAGGGCTACGGGCGGGGGCTGGATCTGGGCTGGCTGCGGGCTGTGGCCCAGGGGGCGACGCAGGGTATCCGGCCCCACAAGACTTTTTTGTTCGACTTACCGCCGGAGGTGGGTCTGGAGCGGTTCGAAGGACGCGACCGCCTCGAGCGCGAGCCGCTCGAGTTTCACCGGCGGGTGCGGCAGGGCTACCTCGAGCTAGCCCAGGCCGAGCCCGAACGCTTTGTGCTACTGGATGCAACCCAGCCCCTCGAGGCCCTGCATACCCAGTTGCGGGGCTATCTGGAAAGCCTCCTCTTGGAGGCCAACCCTTGA
- the pdxY gene encoding pyridoxal kinase PdxY, with product MQPPRNILSIQSWVSYGHVGNAAAVFPLQRMGFEVWAIHTVQFSNHTGYGQWKGMILPPEHLVAVVEGIAERDVLGQCDAVLSGYMGSGGTAGAILSALHKVRQLNPSALFCCDPVMGDEGRGLFVRPEIPEIIKNQVLPQADILTPNQFELELLTEHPSKTLPEALEAARIVRARMHPGGPRIVVVTSLLRQGAPENTIETLAVAEEGAWLVRTPRIPLEPPRNGTGDAIAALFLGRYLQTHQVAQSLEHAVSAMYNLLLLTHQMNTREIQLIAAQDEYINPSRRFAAEQVA from the coding sequence ATGCAACCACCCCGCAATATCCTCTCCATCCAAAGCTGGGTTTCCTACGGCCACGTCGGCAACGCCGCCGCGGTGTTTCCGCTGCAACGCATGGGCTTCGAGGTATGGGCCATTCACACCGTGCAGTTCTCCAATCACACCGGCTACGGGCAGTGGAAGGGCATGATCCTGCCGCCCGAGCACCTTGTAGCGGTGGTGGAAGGGATCGCCGAGCGCGATGTACTGGGCCAGTGCGACGCGGTGTTGTCAGGTTATATGGGCAGCGGCGGCACCGCCGGGGCGATTCTATCGGCCCTGCACAAGGTGCGCCAGCTCAACCCCAGCGCGCTGTTCTGCTGCGACCCGGTGATGGGCGACGAGGGCCGGGGCCTGTTTGTACGCCCGGAAATCCCCGAGATCATCAAAAACCAGGTGCTGCCCCAGGCCGATATCCTCACCCCCAACCAGTTCGAGCTCGAGCTCCTCACCGAGCATCCCAGCAAAACCCTACCAGAGGCGCTCGAGGCCGCCCGCATCGTCCGGGCCCGGATGCACCCGGGCGGCCCCCGCATCGTGGTGGTAACCAGCCTGCTGCGCCAGGGAGCCCCTGAAAATACCATCGAAACCCTTGCCGTAGCCGAGGAGGGGGCCTGGCTGGTGCGCACCCCCCGCATCCCCCTCGAGCCCCCCCGCAACGGAACCGGCGACGCCATTGCGGCCCTGTTCTTGGGGCGCTACCTCCAGACCCACCAGGTAGCCCAGAGCCTCGAGCACGCGGTCTCGGCCATGTACAACCTGCTGCTGCTCACCCACCAGATGAATACCCGTGAAATTCAGCTCATCGCCGCCCAGGACGAATACATCAACCCCAGCCGTCGCTTTGCCGCCGAGCAGGTGGCATGA
- a CDS encoding rhodanese-like domain-containing protein — protein MAMKVGYKKLLEQALAEIETISAEEAKGYLGHPDYVFVDLRDIRELQREGKIPGAFHAPRGMLEFWIDPESPYHKPIFASGKKFVFYCAGGWRSALAAQTAQRMGLEPVCHIEGGFKAWAEAGGPVERLEGPKNQV, from the coding sequence ATGGCAATGAAGGTCGGCTATAAAAAGCTGCTCGAGCAGGCCCTGGCCGAGATCGAGACCATCTCGGCAGAGGAGGCCAAAGGCTACCTGGGCCACCCCGACTACGTGTTTGTGGACTTGCGGGACATCCGCGAGCTCCAGCGCGAGGGCAAGATCCCCGGCGCTTTTCACGCCCCCAGGGGCATGCTGGAGTTCTGGATAGACCCCGAAAGCCCCTACCACAAGCCCATCTTCGCCTCGGGTAAAAAGTTCGTGTTTTACTGTGCGGGGGGCTGGCGCTCGGCCCTGGCAGCCCAGACCGCCCAGCGGATGGGATTGGAGCCGGTCTGCCACATCGAGGGCGGCTTCAAAGCCTGGGCCGAGGCCGGGGGGCCGGTCGAGCGGCTCGAGGGGCCCAAAAATCAAGTCTAA
- a CDS encoding glutaminyl-peptide cyclotransferase, with protein MIRAFLALLALLGLALAQPSVPVWGFRIVNTYPHDPQAFTQGLIYHDGFLYEGTGLYGQSSLRKVELQTGRVLQSRSLPQKYFGEGITLFQNRFYQLTWQNQEGFIYDLNFNPVGRFTYQTEGWGLTHDGQRLIMSDGSAQLFFLNPRTLRPERTLTVRAGGQPVTRLNELEYIQGRIWANVWQTSRIAIINPQSGNVEAWLDLSGLVLLAQARNPNPDAVLNGIAYDSQTRRIFVTGKLWPYLFEIAVVSNP; from the coding sequence GTGATTCGAGCGTTCCTTGCCCTCTTGGCCCTGCTGGGCCTGGCCCTGGCCCAGCCCTCGGTTCCGGTCTGGGGTTTTCGCATTGTCAACACCTACCCCCACGACCCCCAGGCCTTTACCCAGGGGCTCATCTACCACGACGGTTTTCTGTACGAGGGCACCGGTCTCTACGGCCAGTCCAGCCTGCGCAAGGTGGAACTCCAGACCGGGCGGGTGCTGCAAAGCCGGTCTTTGCCGCAGAAGTACTTTGGCGAGGGCATCACCCTCTTCCAGAACCGCTTCTATCAGCTCACCTGGCAGAACCAGGAGGGCTTTATCTACGACCTCAACTTCAACCCGGTGGGGCGCTTCACCTACCAGACCGAGGGCTGGGGCCTGACCCACGACGGCCAGCGCCTGATTATGTCGGACGGCTCGGCCCAGCTATTTTTCCTCAACCCCCGCACCCTCCGGCCCGAGCGCACCCTTACGGTGCGGGCCGGGGGGCAGCCGGTAACCCGGCTGAACGAGCTCGAGTACATCCAGGGCCGCATCTGGGCCAATGTCTGGCAGACCAGCCGCATCGCCATCATCAACCCCCAGAGCGGCAATGTGGAGGCCTGGCTCGACCTGAGCGGGCTGGTGCTTCTGGCCCAGGCCCGTAACCCCAACCCCGACGCGGTGCTCAACGGCATCGCTTACGACAGCCAGACCCGGCGCATCTTTGTTACCGGTAAGCTCTGGCCCTACCTGTTCGAAATTGCGGTGGTAAGCAACCCATGA
- a CDS encoding Nif3-like dinuclear metal center hexameric protein produces MRRDDLVRWLDDYLKIREFKDPSLNGLQVEGREEVRRVGAAVDAAQATFDKAAEAGVDFLITHHGLFWGQPFAIVGYQKKRLERLFSAGISLYTAHLPLDAHPEVGNNAVLARELGLQSLEPFPHPKYGNIGYIGQFAEPTPLALVEDRIGELTGMQPLVVRAGLDEVRRVGIVSGGGAGDVGLAKALGCDLFITGEPAHAHYHEPFELGLNVIYAGHYDSETFGVKALAARLEREFGLPWVFIEHPTGL; encoded by the coding sequence ATGCGGCGCGATGATCTGGTTCGCTGGCTGGATGATTACTTAAAAATACGGGAGTTCAAAGACCCCTCGCTCAACGGTTTGCAGGTGGAAGGCCGGGAAGAGGTGCGCCGGGTGGGGGCCGCGGTGGACGCAGCCCAGGCCACCTTCGACAAGGCCGCCGAGGCCGGGGTGGATTTCCTGATTACCCACCACGGCCTCTTCTGGGGGCAGCCCTTCGCCATTGTGGGGTATCAGAAGAAGCGCCTCGAGCGGCTTTTTTCGGCGGGTATCAGCCTCTACACGGCCCACCTTCCCCTCGACGCCCACCCCGAGGTGGGCAACAACGCCGTGCTGGCCCGCGAGCTGGGGCTGCAAAGCCTGGAGCCCTTCCCGCACCCCAAGTACGGCAACATCGGCTACATCGGCCAGTTTGCCGAGCCAACGCCGCTGGCCCTGGTGGAAGACCGCATCGGCGAGCTGACCGGCATGCAGCCCCTGGTGGTGCGGGCGGGGCTGGACGAGGTGCGCCGGGTGGGCATTGTTTCGGGGGGCGGGGCCGGGGATGTGGGGCTGGCCAAAGCCCTGGGCTGCGACCTTTTCATCACCGGCGAGCCCGCCCACGCCCACTACCACGAGCCCTTCGAGCTGGGCCTGAACGTGATTTACGCCGGCCACTACGACAGCGAAACCTTCGGGGTCAAGGCCCTGGCCGCCCGGCTGGAGCGCGAGTTTGGCCTGCCCTGGGTGTTTATTGAGCATCCGACCGGGCTGTAG
- a CDS encoding histone deacetylase family protein, whose protein sequence is MRRAYSTAHCTLELPDYHPFPKYKYAGVAEALRGELDIQPAPAIAWETLALAHTPDYLQKLRSEGLSRQESHKVGLPWSQSLLTRALHAAGGTLAATLDALQTGLGLNLAGGTHHAYPGRAEGYCLFNDVAVAIAYLRAQGWNGRVLVVDLDAHQGNGTAAFFRNDPTVFTLSVHAERNYPLKKEPGDLNVGLADATNDAAYLEALEAALEQAFTHRPDLVFYNAGVDVLQNDRFGRLGLSLQGLAERDRMVFEKIRQAGQPLVVVMGGGYNRDPQTTVAGHAQTYRLALETLANR, encoded by the coding sequence ATGCGCCGGGCCTACTCCACCGCACACTGCACCCTCGAGCTTCCCGATTACCACCCTTTCCCCAAGTACAAGTACGCTGGGGTCGCCGAGGCGCTACGGGGCGAGCTGGACATACAACCCGCCCCGGCCATCGCCTGGGAGACCCTGGCCCTGGCCCACACCCCGGACTACCTGCAAAAGCTTCGCTCAGAAGGGCTCAGCCGGCAGGAGTCGCACAAGGTAGGGCTGCCCTGGAGCCAGAGCCTGCTCACCCGGGCCTTGCATGCAGCAGGCGGAACCCTGGCCGCCACCCTGGACGCCCTTCAGACTGGGCTGGGCCTCAACCTGGCCGGGGGCACCCACCACGCCTATCCGGGGCGGGCCGAGGGCTACTGCCTGTTCAACGATGTGGCCGTGGCAATTGCTTACTTGCGGGCCCAGGGCTGGAATGGCCGGGTGCTGGTCGTGGATCTCGATGCCCACCAGGGTAACGGTACAGCAGCTTTTTTTCGGAACGACCCCACCGTCTTTACCCTTTCGGTGCACGCCGAGCGCAACTACCCCCTCAAAAAAGAGCCGGGCGACCTGAACGTAGGGTTGGCGGACGCCACCAACGATGCGGCGTATCTGGAGGCATTGGAGGCTGCGCTGGAACAGGCCTTCACCCACCGGCCGGATCTGGTTTTCTACAACGCCGGGGTGGATGTGCTGCAAAACGACCGCTTCGGACGTTTGGGCCTGAGCCTGCAAGGGCTGGCCGAGCGGGATCGAATGGTATTTGAGAAGATCCGGCAGGCCGGCCAGCCCCTGGTGGTGGTGATGGGCGGCGGCTACAACCGCGACCCACAGACGACTGTGGCCGGCCATGCCCAGACCTACCGCCTGGCCCTCGAGACCCTCGCGAACCGCTAA
- a CDS encoding UDP-N-acetylmuramoyl-L-alanyl-D-glutamate--2,6-diaminopimelate ligase, whose protein sequence is MPTLQELFGLFGQTAPALEVRGVTHDSRLVQPGFVFVAIPGVPLPSRKPFDGHDYIPQAIQNGAVAVVGMRELHLSVPYLRVADARAALADLSAAFWGYPAQRLELLGVTGSKGKTTVAVLLHHLLQRARPPVGRLSTVGIKIGEEELFLPGHFTTPEAPQVQEMLHRFVQAGCRQAVLEVSSHALALERVRGLEYRVGVFTNLYQDHLDLHGSMENYFAEKKKLLERSRFAVVNSDNPWTQTLRGRPQTWSYGQQGDWQAHNLVESSTGLEFEVVSPMGRFAVRLPMVGRFNAENALAAMAAAAQVGLSVEQIQEGLAGFPGVPGRMQLVQAAPFRVVVDFAHTGASLEAALQTLRPTTQGRLLVVIGAAGNQDPSRRVGIGQVAARLADLAIFTEEDHRTEPLEAILEAMAQAHGDPRRYVLIPDRREAIRYAIQEAQPGDTLLFSGKGHERTLERGTEAIPWNEVDEVRRALAAQPVD, encoded by the coding sequence ATGCCAACCCTGCAAGAGCTTTTTGGACTATTCGGCCAGACCGCCCCGGCCCTGGAGGTGCGGGGTGTGACCCACGACTCGCGCCTGGTGCAGCCGGGTTTTGTCTTCGTGGCGATCCCCGGCGTGCCCCTGCCGAGCCGCAAGCCTTTCGATGGGCACGACTACATCCCCCAGGCCATCCAGAACGGGGCGGTGGCGGTGGTGGGGATGCGCGAGCTGCACCTGAGCGTGCCCTACCTGCGGGTGGCGGATGCGCGCGCGGCCCTGGCCGATCTATCGGCGGCCTTCTGGGGGTATCCGGCGCAACGGCTGGAGCTGCTGGGGGTGACCGGCTCCAAGGGCAAAACCACCGTTGCGGTGCTGCTCCATCACCTGCTGCAAAGGGCCCGTCCACCGGTGGGCAGGCTCTCCACGGTGGGCATCAAAATTGGCGAAGAAGAGCTTTTTTTGCCCGGCCACTTCACCACCCCCGAGGCCCCGCAGGTACAGGAGATGCTGCACCGCTTCGTGCAGGCGGGCTGCCGGCAGGCGGTGCTCGAGGTCAGCAGCCACGCGCTGGCGCTGGAGCGGGTGCGGGGGCTGGAGTATCGGGTGGGGGTGTTCACCAACCTCTACCAAGACCACCTCGACCTGCACGGGAGCATGGAGAACTACTTTGCCGAGAAAAAGAAGCTCCTGGAGCGCTCGAGGTTCGCCGTTGTGAACAGCGACAACCCCTGGACCCAGACCCTGCGGGGCCGCCCCCAGACCTGGAGCTACGGCCAGCAAGGGGACTGGCAGGCCCACAACCTGGTGGAAAGCAGTACGGGCCTCGAGTTTGAGGTGGTCTCGCCCATGGGCCGGTTTGCCGTACGGCTTCCCATGGTGGGCCGCTTCAATGCCGAGAACGCCCTGGCCGCCATGGCCGCTGCTGCGCAGGTGGGCCTCTCGGTGGAGCAAATCCAGGAAGGCCTGGCTGGTTTTCCCGGCGTGCCGGGCCGGATGCAGCTCGTGCAGGCCGCGCCCTTTCGGGTGGTGGTGGACTTCGCCCACACCGGGGCCAGCCTCGAGGCCGCCCTGCAGACCCTGCGCCCCACCACCCAGGGCCGCCTGCTGGTGGTGATCGGGGCCGCCGGGAATCAGGATCCCAGCCGGCGCGTGGGCATCGGCCAGGTGGCGGCGCGGCTGGCCGATCTCGCCATCTTTACCGAGGAAGACCACCGCACCGAGCCGTTGGAGGCCATTTTGGAGGCCATGGCCCAGGCCCACGGCGACCCCCGCCGCTACGTGCTCATCCCCGACCGGCGCGAGGCCATCCGCTACGCCATCCAGGAAGCCCAGCCGGGCGATACCCTGCTCTTTAGCGGCAAAGGCCACGAGCGGACGCTCGAGCGGGGCACCGAGGCCATTCCCTGGAACGAGGTGGACGAGGTGCGCAGGGCCCTGGCGGCGCAACCGGTAGACTGA
- a CDS encoding DUF192 domain-containing protein, with amino-acid sequence MSRSGGLRGYGLGLIALAVALSTTGYFWAGQILNRPPQRTPPVPNAVVSISSPKGTVELPVYRLSNPRVLDLFTRKAHQGLLYSFLEPRDQAWTGMGLEKPVSVAFLDSRGTILAILDIEPCPAPPQGKGCRSYVPGVVYRQVLEVGQGWFARYQIKPGAAVRVRPLEAAPNTQ; translated from the coding sequence ATGAGCCGCTCCGGAGGTCTGCGTGGCTATGGTCTGGGGCTCATTGCCCTGGCGGTGGCGCTCTCCACCACGGGCTATTTTTGGGCGGGCCAGATTCTGAACCGCCCGCCACAGCGTACCCCTCCCGTGCCCAACGCAGTGGTGAGCATCTCGAGCCCCAAGGGAACGGTGGAGCTGCCGGTGTACAGGCTCTCCAACCCCAGGGTGCTCGACCTCTTCACCCGAAAAGCCCACCAGGGCCTTTTGTATAGCTTTTTGGAACCCCGCGACCAGGCTTGGACGGGGATGGGCCTCGAGAAGCCCGTCTCGGTGGCTTTTCTGGATAGCCGCGGCACCATTCTAGCCATTCTGGACATCGAGCCCTGCCCCGCTCCCCCCCAGGGCAAAGGCTGTCGCAGCTATGTGCCGGGGGTGGTTTACCGGCAGGTGCTCGAGGTGGGGCAGGGCTGGTTTGCGAGGTACCAGATTAAGCCCGGCGCTGCGGTGCGGGTGCGGCCGCTCGAGGCCGCCCCCAACACCCAGTAG